DNA sequence from the Selenomonas timonae genome:
AATGCTGCTGTCGCCGTCGTGCGCTACTTCGGCGGGATCAAACTCGGTGCAGGCGGGCTCATCCGCGCCTATGCACACGCGGCAGGTCTCGGACTCGAGGCAGCGGCAAAGCTGCGCATGACGCCGCTGCATACGATGTACGTGCAGCTCGACTACGACCTCCTCGCAGCCGCCGAACGCTATGTACGCGATGCTGCATTACAAACAGGCGAGACAAACTATGCGGACGCCGTCACCCTCGCCCTCCTCGTACCGACAGGCGACATCGAGCTCCACCAGCGTGCACTCACCGATCTTACGGCGGGGCGAGCGCGATACCAACTCGGTGACCAAAAGTATAGTGCTGTACCGATACCATAACAAAAAACGCCCCGACGGGCGTTTTTTTATTCGATATTGCAGATGTCCTTGCCGCAGTTCTCGCAGTGGATCTCCGCCTTGAGAAATTCGATGTCCTTGATGA
Encoded proteins:
- a CDS encoding IMPACT family protein, with the translated sequence MEAYTTITGEIPAGGVSPVLYEIQRSRFLAYAIHAEDEEEVRAWLASVKKEHYEARHVPYAMVLGARADRQRSSDDGEPGGTAGSPILEAIKAREITNAAVAVVRYFGGIKLGAGGLIRAYAHAAGLGLEAAAKLRMTPLHTMYVQLDYDLLAAAERYVRDAALQTGETNYADAVTLALLVPTGDIELHQRALTDLTAGRARYQLGDQKYSAVPIP